Part of the Engraulis encrasicolus isolate BLACKSEA-1 chromosome 23, IST_EnEncr_1.0, whole genome shotgun sequence genome is shown below.
GACAACGGCATGCGGAGAAGGTCTCAaacgaaaggaggagaggaggggagacgagaggagaggtgagaggggaggggaggacagggcaagggaagggatgagagatgaggagaggagtggagaccagaggagaggagatgagtggggatgagaggagtggagaccagaggagaggagaggagaggagagaggggagggcatgggaggggaggggaggggagaggaggataggggaagggaagaaagaagagaaactgaggagaggtaaggagtggagaccagaggagaggagaggagaggagaggagagaggagaagggaggggaggggagagaggagagtgaagagagaggagagaagaaaagctgagggggaggagaggacagaggaaccaagagtagaggaaaggaggagaagagaggagaggagacaagaggggaggagaggagaggaaataagaggagaggagagcagaggagagggaaggagaggagatccGAGCAGCCTGGCACTGTGAAGGAAGGCAGGAAAAGAGCGGCATGACCACACAGTGTCTAGGTGTAGAGAGCGGCACAGAGTAGTCTGGCACAGTGCAAGCAGGTAGACAGAAGGCAGAGAGGCAGTCACCAGTCAGGCACGACACgggagacagacagtcacacacaaagaCGCTCGGGAAGGCAGAGCACTCGggcagagcagggagagaggtgAAGCAGGAGGAAGGCAAAGCACTCGGGtgagcaggcagggagagagagaggcagggcagagcaggcaggcaggcagagagagagagagagaggcaaggcagacaggcagggaggcagagaggaaagagaaaagggcAAGCTGGCACTCGGAGAGGAAGGAAAGCAGAGCtctcaggcaggcagggagggaggcaggcagggagaaaggcagggagaaaggcagggaggcagggagggagaaagggaggcagggaggcagggagggaggcagagcacCAGGGTAGACTGGGAGGTAGGcaggaagagcagagaggaaggcagagaggctgggaggaagagaggcagtCGCCAGGCGCTCagagaggcaggaaggcagagcacacaggcaggcaggcatgcactgaggcaggcaagcagggagacaggcagggagacaggcatcAGAGCAGGCAGGCATCAGGGAGGCAGGCAAGTAAGCACGGaggcagggaggtaggcaggcaggcaagatgAGCAGGTACTTGTaggaaggcagggagagaggaaggaggagagacggTCAGATACTAagcacaggcagggaggcaggtaggcaagcCAAGCAGGGGGGAGGCAGATAGGCAGGTAGGGAAACAAAcaggcagggaggaagggaggcagaGGGGCAGGCTGCAGGTAGGGGGCAGGCAGAGGGGCAAGGCAGGAATCGGGGCAAAGCTGGCAGATGCCAAACAAGGACTCTGGAATGCCCAGTCCAGTCACCCGGTGGCATCGCCGCGCCAGATTGCTTTGACTCCTAGGGGGCTACACCGAGGTAAGGCTGTTAGCTGCTGCTTCTATTCACACCACTAGCACGGCAAGccggagcagtgtgtgtgtgtgtgtgtgtgtgtgtgtgtgtgtgtgtgtgtgtgtgtgtgtgtgtgtgtgtgtgagagagagagagagagagagagagagagagagagagagagagagagactatgagtgtgcgggcacgtgtgtgtgcgtgcgtgcgtgtgtgtgtgtgtgtgtgtgtgtgtgtgtgtgtgtgtgtgtgtgtgtgtgtgtgtgtgtgtgtgtgtgtgtgtgtgtgtgtgtgctgctgtcatCTTTATCAGATGTAGTCTGCCAACCGGGGTCTGCGTCAGCATCTTGCCAAAATAGGTCtcattcctcttcttcttctcctctccctccctcgctccctccctccctccacccgtccgtttgtccgtctgtctgtcatcACTCCTGcggggcttctctctctctctctctctctctctctctctctctctctctctctctctctctctctctctctctctctccctctctccttcttccctcctcaacccatccccctctctcctattTTTTTCCGCTCTTccgtttccctctcttttcttacaTCATTCTCAGTTCCCCCTTTTCctcatctctttccttctctcaccctcccccgtctctctctctctctctctctctctctctctctctctctctctctctctctctctctctctctctctctctctctctctctctctctctcgctcgctctccacTCTGTATTGAGGAGGACATGACATTGGAATATGTCCATATTCTAAGTAGTAACTAGTCCATCTCcatcttccgctctctctctctctctctctctctctctctctctctctctctctctctctctctcacacacacacacacacacacacacacacacacacacacactgtgcgaaCATAAGCAGAGTGCGTAATCCCATCACACCACCCTGGGGtcgcaaagaggaggaggaggaggagcaggagacgaggagacgagaaggagaaaaggagaggaagagtggagcaaaagaggagaggaggaggaggagaaggaggagaaggaggaggaggggaggaggaggggcagcTGTGAATGACTGGGCTTCTCtccattcatgaaaaaggtcctGAACTCGCTTGCGATCACTCGGTGGTGGTGTGTTGGTGCTTTGGCGGGACTGCGCTGCGTTCGCTCGATCTGCTGGCGGTGCGTTCGCTGGTGCGTGCAAGTGCGCCGTGTGATGTCTGGGGACGATAATGCCGCCCGTCACTCTGTGGGAGCGTGGTAAATACCCCTCGTTTTCACAGCGGGGTCGTTTAACATGAATTACGGACTTACACGCGTGCCGTGCACCGGTTTAACTGCGCCTGCCCGCCTGCGAGCGAGTGCCGATAGAGGATGATTGTTGATCTCAGTTAAGGTCAGTGCTCTGAGCtcgatagctgtgtgtgtgcgagtgttttcTCAGTgtaacacagacacgcgcacatagacacgcacacacacactgctgatgtgagtctgtctgtctgtctgtctgtctgtctgtctgtctgactcgtCTCTGTGTCGGTCACACTTGTGCTTCAGAGGACATAAGagggcacacacatcacacacacacacacacatacacacatacacacacacacacacacatgcacacacacatctggggaagatacatcttttttttctttctttcttttttttgcagctAGACGGTCAAATTGATCCATCCCTGCTCCTTCTCTCCGCTGtatattttgttttctttgagCTCCTCTGCCAAGCCATAATTGAGAGGCAATCAGATGTGTCTTTGGTTCGACATCTAAGATAACAAATGTCGTCATCATCTACTGAAGCGCTCGCCCTTTTCGAGGATTTTATGAGTAGGGCTTGATTGCTTGGTCTGGGGTCGGTAATGTTTTTGTCCGTGTACAagtgcttgcatgtgcgtgtgtgtctgtgtgtgtgtgtgatgtgatgttatgagTAGGGTTTGATTGGTCAGTcggggtggcgtgtgtgtgtgtgtgtgtgtgtgtgtgtgtgtgtgtgtgtgtgtgtgtgtgtgtgtgtgtgtgtgtgtgtgtgtgtgtgtgtgtgtgtgtgtgtgtgtgtgtgtctgggtgaatTCATAAACATAATGACATAATGTTTTTATTGCTGCACCCACCACCCTTCACTCATATTCtttcaccttctcctctcctctcctctcctctcctctcctctcctctcctctcctctcctctgctctcctctgctctcctctcctctcctctgctctgctctgctctcctctcctcacctctgctctgctctgctctgctcttctctcctctcctctgctctcctctcctctcctctcctctcctctcctctcctctcctctcctctcctctcctctgctctgctctgctcttctctcctctgctctcctctgctctgctctgctctgctctcctctcctctcctctcatctcctctgctctcctctcctctgctctgctctcctctgctctgctgtcctctgctctgctctcctcacccaAAAGCCACATGTAAGTTATCGTAAGTTAGATATTGCAAATTCATAGcgtatgttctgtgtgtgtatgtgtgtggatcaTAACTTGTTCATCAGTTAAGTTGACTGGCCTCTCCACGCATTGACAGATGTTCTGATGTATTGGCTCAGTGCTGTGTTTGAATGACGCTACCAAATTCACAAAGAACTACAAATGGCACACCACCGGAGCAGGTGACTTCAGTTTTGCATACCTGGAATAGAGAATTCTGagtaattccaagaacatggttaagtgatcaaGATGCCTCAGCTTACCTACAGGAATTGGAAAACCTATACAAGTAGATATCGTGTCAGGTGTCGttcagttaagaaaatgaggaggaCTCCAGggcactcctctttttcatgatttgccactacctcaaggttaacttaacctgcgTTAGCTAggctcttggaatacccccctggTTTGGAGCCCGAGTTTagggtgagagcaggtttgcacactgaataagacactaaTAATACAGCTCTGAgaaaaaatgtgggaaaaaaaactttgACCTTAGTGCCTTAATCAGTGTGCCAACTTGCTCTAACCCTGGACTGTTCAACTCCAAAGGACTCCCTCACCTTCCCATTGATGTgatattaataaaaaataaaaaataatattatatgaaaataatataaaaattatattaataaaaaaatatagaaTCTGAGTTCTTGTGCCCCATCCCCTGGGAGTGAATCTGATTTGACCCTGGATGTTTGCTGCACCTGATTtgcgacggacggacggacggggggtggggggtgggggggggggggggtgttgtctttTCCTTGCACTGTGGGCGTTTGGGGGGGGTGAGGACAAATCAGACTGATGTGAAATGAACACGATCCCAAACACGTGCACATTGCTTCAGCATTGTTTGGCACGCATGAGGGGAAGCAGTgatgcagggggggggggctgtacttctgtactgttctgtacattactgctgcaggtgtgtgtgcatgcatgtgtgtgtgtgtgtgtgtgtgtgtgtgtgtgtgtgtgtgtgtgtgtgtgtgtgcgcgtgcgcgcgcgcgcgcgtgtgtgtgtgtgtgtgtgtgtgtgtgcgcgcgcgcgtgtgtgtgtgtgtgtgtgtgtgtgtgtgaagtggtgaGTTGGAAGCAGGGGACCTGTCAGAGGCCTTAGGGGCTGATGGGGGAGTGGACCATGTTAATATAGCCACATAcatatagccacacacacacacacacacacacacacacacacacacacacacacacacacacacacacacacacacacacacacaccatccatgtGCTCTGTGTTCCCCAGTGCTGTCCCCAAAGGATGTCACCCGGGCACCTCAAGTGACACAAATAACAAAGCAGTTGGctgaaacatatacacacacacacacacacacacaggcacacacgcaggcacgcacacatgcacgcacacatggacacacacacacacatacacatacacacacactcgcacacacacacacacacacacacacacacacacacacacacacacacacacacacacacacacacacacacacacacacacacacacacacggacacacacatggacacacacacattatgcattgGTAGTGCATAGAGGACGCCCAgaggagagttgtgtgtgtgtgtgtgtgtccaggtggacTGTGACTGCCTGTGCActggtgtgtatgtactgtacactggtgtgtactgtactgtgtgtgtgcacaactctATGTTCTTTAATAGGGCCATTGTGTATACGAGTGAGGGGGTGTTGTgatcctgccgtgtgtgtgtgtgtgtgtgtgtgtgtgtgtgtgtgtgtgtgtgtgtgtgtgtgtgtgtgtgtgtgtgtgtgtgtgtgtgtgtgtgtgtgtgtgtgtgtgtgtgtgtgtgtgtgtggtggtagtaaGGGGGTGTAGTagaggtggctgtgtgtgtgtgtgtgtgtgtgtgtgtgtgtgtgtgtgtgtgtgtgtgtgtgtgtgtgtgtgtgtgtgtgtgtgtgtgtgtatgtgtgtgtgtgtgtgtgtggtggtagtggtgtgtgcgGAACATAACACCAATGATGACAATACATTTGCTTGTAGTACCTTTTAAAACAGCCAAGGTCGCAACAAAGAAACAATGTTTATGCATAATACAACAGGAGGAAAGTGACGAGAGTTCAATCTTTGTGTAGACGACCACCTCTCTGTTCCGCTGAAGCTGAAACAACCTCAACACCAATACAGTGAAGATGACTCATCAACAGGCAAACGTTTGCCTGTTATGCCTTCCTAACGGACCCCCTCTTAAAATGTTTACTTAAACGTATAGAACGTACGATTATGGCCAAAGTAGGCATCGTAACTATGTTGCtgattgcaactatgctgcccagtcctgaatgtgatcttttcattaatatttactgagtaataaactaatgtttactGGTCTGACATTACTGGTCTAATGCTTACTGGTTTGCAACTGAAGAAGATCCGccattttttatgtttgtttaattttcccagtcataatgaactcCTCGAAATTGATATgacaatattcatgaaaaagataacatttgtgaatgggccgcTTCAATTCTGACATTACACTTTTAAAAATATGACCTTTACGCCTTTAATAGAATAATAACCAAAGACTTCATTGACGTACATGGAGCTGAGCGCACTTCCTCACAAAATACCTACAGCACAGCTAGTTGATCATGTTAACCATTGGCCATCTGGGTTACGGTGCTGGCAACCCAAGTTCGAATtcatctctccccactcatttcctgtctctcctgtcctgtcctgtcaaaaataaaggcaaaaaagccctaaaaaaatcaTTGGCCATGaatatgaatatacagtatatatgaatatgaatatacaGTCAGAAGAGTGTGAACATCATGCATTTGCACCCTTACTCATTCTGTGCAGGATCAAAGCGAGAAGGCATTCGTAAAGACACTCGTAATCTTGCATACTAACTTACTAACCTAACTACTAATCACGAGAATGGATTGTGGTGTCTAACCAGTGTCaaaatttgattgattgattgtttgatttattgattgattgattgtaatATTGTGATTTGTTGTATTACATTTGCATGTTTAGTCAATGGTGTAGCCAAAGTAACGtgtttctcttttctccctcccatCCTTCTTCTCATCTACCTtcatcctccccctttcctctgtgtctgtgattttctctcttcccctctctctctgtgtccctgttttcttctctctctccttccctctccctctcctctctgccctcttctctctctttctcttgctctccctcctctctctctctctactatcccCCGCTCTCCTTTACTCTGTCTatcttcctctttcccctctatctttttctctttctgtcccttcaattcccccttctctctctccctcctctctgttccccctctctgtccacatctccatctctcccttctcccccctctctcgttctctctcctgtctacccctctctctctctctctctctctcctgtctacctctctctctctctctctctctctctctctctctctctctctctctctctctcccaccatctctccacctctccgtgtgcgtgtgcagttccACCGGGTGAGAAGAGTGATGACCATCCTGTTCCTGACTATGGTGATTTCGTACTTCAGTTGCTTGAGAGCCATGCCCCTGAGAGAGGGACCCGGGGTCGGGGTCGGGGTCGGAGTGAGGGCGGGGCACCGGCTGGAGGCGGGGGGCCTCCTGGGCGCCGCAGCAACGCTGGGCCGGGGCCACGGGACTCCACAGAGCGGCGCCGGGGGCCTCCCCTCGCTCTCGGACACCTTCGAGCAGGTCATCGAGGAGCTGCTGGAGGACGCGGGCGCCgccgaggagagggaggggggtaacGGCCTGGACCCCCGCGGCCTGGACCCGCGAGGGGTGAACGAGGTGCCCCAGGGCCCCGGCGGAGGAGGGCCCGgcgcagcagcatcatcatcggcggcggcggcggcggcatcgGCGGTGGCAGCGGAGGCCAAGGACGTGGACCTGTACGCCTCGCGCGTCATGCTCAGCAACCAAGTGCCTTTGGAGCCGCCGCTTCTCTTCCTGCTGGAGGAATACAAAAACTACCTGGACGCGGCCAACATGTCCATGCGCGTGCGGCGCCACTCGGACCCGTCCCGGCGCGGGGAGCTGAGCGTGTGTGACAGTATTAGCCAGTGGGTGACCGCCGTGGACAAAAAGACGGCCATAGACATGTCTGGGCAGACGGTCACCGTCATGGAGAAAGTGCCGGTGCCCAGTGGTCAGCTCAAGCAATATTTTTACGAGACCAAATGCAACCCGCAGGGATACACTAAGGACGGCTGCCGGGGTATTGACAAGAGGCACTACAACTCACAATGCCGGACAACCCAGTCCTACGTGCGCGCCCTCACCCGGGATAGCAAAAACAAGATGGGGTGGCGTTTTATAAGGATAGACACCTCCTGTGTTTGCACACTGACCATCAAGAGAGGAAGATAGTGTATACAATGTATAGATTTTATTGAGAGttctaaaaaagagagaaaaaatatctATTTGTATATATACATAACAGGGTAAATTATTCCATCAGATGAGAATTTTATGGACTGCATGTAAAAAAGATGAGGTTTATACAGTAAAGTGATACTACAGTCTATTTATTGAACATATTCATGACCTTGTAAACAATTAAAAACAGATCTGATCAGTCTCTCGCTCCCAGTTTAAATTACTATATCACTTTCCTCAAGAcattgtgttctttttttatgTTGCCAAGAATTCGGTTTCAGTCAAGTCAGAAGATACAGACGGGGCAAGACTCCCAtacttaaaaaatgaaaaaaatgaaaaacgtGAAAAAGCTACTTGCATGCTGCTTCTATTGTGAATTGAGAAACTGTCCACTTCGGGAAAACAAGGAAATGATACCGACCAAAACATTCCGTTTACATATTCTCAACAGATGAAGGgttacttctcctctcctctcagtacaGTTCTGTTTGCTAGTCCAATCTTCTCAAGGTAATGTTGAAATTACATACTATGTCAAGGTGCTGTTGTCAAAGCtttgctgttttatttttttatccccACAAGATGAGAGAAAAGATATAtaaaaagaatatatatatatatatatatatatatatatatatatatatatatatatatatatatatatatatatatatatataaaaatatatataatttattcatTGACATATGTTCTGGATTAATATAATTCATTTTGTATGTTGTGAAGTTGTTTGCAATATTAAATTGAAATATTTGAAGAAATAAAAATGACTATAGGCAACTGAAAAACAAAACCAATGTCCATACAATTTGAGCACCCCCATGGCCGATGATAGCACAGCTTCAAACAAGGTAAAGAAGAGAATGGTCAAAACTGCAACAGAAAATCCCACACTCAAGCCAGAGGTACCTCTACTACCAAACACCAGTGGACCGTTTCCTGGACGACTACAACACTTCCTGGTCATAATTGCATCTCATCACATTTGCACTTAGCTGGCACGTTTAAAGCTACGCACAGCTGTAGCGAGATCAGTCACCTGGGAGAAATTTGGGGTTAAATGTTGTGCCCAAGGGCAGAActgttcagccatggatgagggtgcacgagaacagggccggattaacacacaggctagacagGGCTACAGCCAGGGGGCTCTCAGGCGCACTCTCTACATGATTGGGGAAATGTGACAAGATGCCGTGTTGTTAACTCAGTCTGCCGTGTCAGGTAGAGTTCTAAATCTTATCAGTACTCTTCTTGGTTTGGAATTATGACGCAGTCTTTGTAATTTTGTTAAGACATTTGCCCTCcgcgggggcctacagcaacctgtagcctaaggcccccaggccttcttaatccggcccttgcAGGAGAGCACAGGGCATTTCCTCTGCATATTTACATTCCTCCCGTTGGCAGGAGATTGAAACCTGCGCACCCACGATGCCAACACCAAGCCATCAGACACCAGTGAAGAGCAAAATGGATTCAGTAGTTACAGTacgtacaatccagtgccacatgttcCAGATGACTTGGATTTACCTGTAGACAGCAGGGTGAATGATCAACTGGTTgacttggacaggtaaaacagggTCATTTGGTGGGGCCATTGGTGGGTCAATGGtgtgtggccctagattgtaactaatgaatccattttgcctatCACTGTTAGGCAGAGGTGCCAATCCCAGGTTCAgaaatttaaataaaataaaataaaataaaaatgctagaAATTTGATCCAAGCAGCTCTAAATCAGCGGATCAGGTAAcactattttagggatacatctattagcactaacacatacgatgttaatgcctgcataagtaacttgtaaggcatgtactaagcaaacgctaaggcctactaggtccttactaaggttaaattggtaataaatcccttattgtgcatgaacaagacatttgtgaatacatgcctaacaaatgtttgattttgctttgtacatgccttgcaagttactgtACTTATACAGGcgcattgtgtgtattagtgctaaaagatgtatccctaaaataaagtgttacctttttttttttttttttactttttggacCTGGAATTGCCACCAAGCcattaaatcaggggtgtcaaactcaaatttacagtgggtcaaaataaaaatctgggacaaagtcgtGGGCCAAACAAAATGTGAAACTGTGCATGCAGGCACGTAATActcaaaggcaaatttcacaaacactcattcTCATCGCGTATGGTAGACcgcacatattctgttgtatatGACTTTGAGATGTTGCTGGTCTGGCCTTAATggtgtgtaccgtatgtggaCCATGTAATGCACATGTGGAATGATCTTGCGGGCAAAATAAAATTTCTctgtgggccaaatttggcccctgggactgagtttgacatcccattCCTTACGTACATAAGGTCATCAGGCCACAGCAAGGAGCTGGAGCGCCAGATGCATAGAGTATAAAACATTCTagcagttaaacgtaaaaaggtaagttgtcctgctgccttaagtttgtaagttaactcaacttgagaaagcctcgagttgagttaagtctcaagttgagtttacttacaaacttaaggcagccgGGCAACTTATGtgtttatgtttaactggcttgcaatgttttgcagtgtaCAGGGAAACATAAAGTGCAAGTCAATGGGTACAACTCGTACTAGTTCCTCCCGTCCTTTCCTatagcttgtggcctcgtgacaCAAGTTTCGACTGTCACTGATGATCAAAGAATTATTCAATATCTTGACAAAAAGCACAATTTAAAGGTTATTATCTCGTTCACAATCGTAATGTTGAATGGAGGAAGTCCCCCAAAGGTTGCTCTGAGATTGACAGCAGGGACACCTCATTGAGAGAATATTTGACTAGAGTGGCTTTCCTCCCGTTCAACATCCCGACTGCAAAGGAGAGAATAGCTTCTGAGTTCGTTTTTTTGTGTGACAGATATTGAACCTCGCTGAAATCTTGTGAGATGACATCAATGACATCAAGTCACATTGACCTGCACCCATATAGCATCATTACAGACATGGCactgacagaggagaggagaagagaggaggctttTGCATGGGTATAGCTTTCCTTGCAGATACAAAACCTGAGGACCATCAGTTCTACAGCACAGAGACACGGAGTCCCCTGTGTGTCAGACGAGAGGAGACTCTGGTTAAGGTAGGTGTGCAGATACAAGGTGGATGCAACAAGATACAAGGTGTTCTATTGTCATATACTTGTGAATTTTTATTCATGAGCAACAAAAAGTTTTGTGCTAAAAAAAAGTCCCCAAAAGATAATAATGTAGGAGTTAGAAAGTTAGATAAGGCCATCTTGAGAAAAAAGGCAGGTCAAAAAAGGGAAATATGAAGAAGTATTCTGTGACATGACTCTTTTGTCTATGTCACTTCATGGCAGTTAAGCATCCTAACCATCTATGGTAGGGGTGTGGAACCTTTTTCATtagaagggccacttcaaattttattaagtcctcttagggccatactatgaacacaaaccacgatttccccctgcacttcaggtctatattgaaggc
Proteins encoded:
- the bdnf gene encoding brain-derived neurotrophic factor, producing the protein MTILFLTMVISYFSCLRAMPLREGPGVGVGVGVRAGHRLEAGGLLGAAATLGRGHGTPQSGAGGLPSLSDTFEQVIEELLEDAGAAEEREGGNGLDPRGLDPRGVNEVPQGPGGGGPGAAASSSAAAAAASAVAAEAKDVDLYASRVMLSNQVPLEPPLLFLLEEYKNYLDAANMSMRVRRHSDPSRRGELSVCDSISQWVTAVDKKTAIDMSGQTVTVMEKVPVPSGQLKQYFYETKCNPQGYTKDGCRGIDKRHYNSQCRTTQSYVRALTRDSKNKMGWRFIRIDTSCVCTLTIKRGR